Proteins from a single region of Budorcas taxicolor isolate Tak-1 chromosome 7, Takin1.1, whole genome shotgun sequence:
- the LOC128051727 gene encoding olfactory receptor 11L1-like: protein MKSQNLSTVTEFQLLGFQNLLEWQTLLFIIFLLIYFLTVTGNIVIIVVVSQNQQLHSPMYTFLKHLSFLEIWYTSTIVPLLLATLVSQGQAISFHACIAQLYFFVFFGATECFLLAVMAYDRYLAICSPLHYSFLMSPEICTKLVAISWLTGVGTRFLPSLMISRLDFCGPNQINHFFCDLPPLMQLSCSSVYVTEMVIFTLSIAVLCLCFILTLVSYVFIVSSILRIPSASGRMKTFSTCGSHLAVVTIYYGTMISMYVHPSAHPSPDINKIISVFYTVVTPLLNPVIYSLRNKDFKDALRKVMRRNCGIYGVRMKENLFIR, encoded by the coding sequence ATGAAGTCCCAAAATTTGTCCACTGTTACTGAGTTTCAGCTGTTGGGATTCCAGAACCTTCTTGAGTGGCAGACCTtgctttttatcattttcttgctCATCTACTTCCTCACAGTGACAGGGAATATTGTCATTATTGTAGTGGTGAGCCAGAACCAGCAGTTGCACTCACCTATGTACACATTCCTCAAACATCTCTCCTTTTTGGAGATCTGGTATACATCCACCATTGTGCCCCTTCTCCTGGCCACTCTGGTCTCCCAGGGCCAAGCCATCTCCTTCCATGCCTGTATAGCACAGCTCTACTTCTTTGTGTTCTTCGGGGCTACTGAGTGCTTTCTCCTGGCTGTGATGGCCTACGACCGATATCTGGCGATCTGTAGTCCACTGCACTACTCTTTCTTGATGAGTCCTGAGATCTGCACCAAGTTGGTGGCTATCTCCTGGTTGACAGGAGTTGGCACAAGATTTCTGCCCTCTCTAATGATTTCCAGGTTGGACTTTTGTGGGCCCAACCAGATCAATCATTTTTTCTGTGACCTCCCTCCCCTCATGCAGCTCTCGTGTTCCAGTGTTTATGTCACTGAGATGGTCATCTTTACCCTGTCAATTGCTGTGCTGTGCCTTTGTTTTATTCTTACACTGGTGTCCTATGTTTTTATTGTGTCATCAATACTGAGAATTCCTTCAGCCTCTGGCCGAATGAAAACCTTTTCCACATGTGGCTCCCATTTAGCTGTTGTGACTATCTACTATGGAACCATGATCTCCATGTATGTTCACCCCAGTGCCCACCCATCACCAGATATCAACAAGATTATTTCTGTCTTCTATACTGTGGTCACCCCACTGTTGAACCCTGTCATCTACAGCTTGAGGAACAAAGACTTCAAAGATGCTCTTAGAAAAGTCATGAGAAGAAATTGTGGCATCTATGGGGTAAGAATGAAGGAAAATCTCTTTATCAGATAA